The genomic region GCGTCGGCCTTTGTCACGTCTGGGACGGCTTGGCGGAGCTCGGTCTTTAAGTTGTGGAGGATCATTGGGTTGGCGAGGATGTAGTAGGTCGCCTGGCAGAGTGCCCAAGCTGTTGTTTCGATTCCAGCACCGAGGATGAGTTGAGCTTCTTCTGCTAGCCGAAGATCGGACTTCTCCTGCTCCGGCAAGGTCTCCGACTGCAAGAGCGTGTGGAATACCGTCGGATGCTCAGGCAGCTTCTCATTTTCTTCGACAGCCCTCCGCACTCCAGCAATCTTCGCCCGGAGATCTTTCTGCAGGTCCAGCAATTTCGCGAGCGGCGGATTCATAGCCTTATTCCACTCATCTGGCAAGCTATTAAGTAAACCATGCATCCAAGGAAACTGCAACGCCACATGTCCAAACCCACTAACAGCCATAAACGCATCATGAAACGAATCCGTAAACCCCTCAAGCCCCAAATGATCATAGTCAAACCCAAACGAATACTGCGTCACCACATCTCCCGCAAACGCCGAAAACGCCTCAGAAATCTTACACACACTCCCCGTCTTCTTGAAGCGGCGCAGACCGTTGCAGAAGATATCCAATTTCTTCTGCACTTCGGGCTCGAAGGTGAGGATTGCGCGACGGGAGAACATGTTGTTGAGGGGGGCGCGGCGGGTCTTGTGCAGGGTGGGGGAGCTGGTGGTGAAGACGGAGTTGCTGTTGCCGAAGCGCCCGGAGGTCCAGGCGTATTTGCTGGATTTGGGGTGTTTGGCGTAGAGGGTTTCCCAGAAGGGAGGGTCTTGGATGTGGATTTCGAAGGGGGTGATGCGGATGATGGGGCCTATCACAGCACATACTATCAGCTGAAGATGGTCGCCGCATCAGTCGTGTGGAAGCAGGCCTGGCTGTTTCATGTCTGTCTGTCTGTCTGGTGGGTGGTACGAGTTGTTGGCTACGTACCATACTGGCGGTGCAGGTCTTCGATGTGGAATGAGAATTTGCCGTTGAGCACGATCTCGTAGTATGCTTCGTACCATTTGGTCAGAGCA from Fulvia fulva chromosome 2, complete sequence harbors:
- a CDS encoding Cytochrome P450 monooxygenase sdnE; the encoded protein is MATFSIVLAGIAAFLAYVVGLAIYRLYFHPLAEFPGPKLAALTKWYEAYYEIVLNGKFSFHIEDLHRQYGPIIRITPFEIHIQDPPFWETLYAKHPKSSKYAWTSGRFGNSNSVFTTSSPTLHKTRRAPLNNMFSRRAILTFEPEVQKKLDIFCNGLRRFKKTGSVCKISEAFSAFAGDVVTQYSFGFDYDHLGLEGFTDSFHDAFMAVSGFGHVALQFPWMHGLLNSLPDEWNKAMNPPLAKLLDLQKDLRAKIAGVRRAVEENEKLPEHPTVFHTLLQSETLPEQEKSDLRLAEEAQLILGAGIETTAWALCQATYYILANPMILHNLKTELRQAVPDVTKADAFRYDNHIESLPYLRGCIKEAIRLSLSVSGRNPRVLNEPLVWRDWVIPPGTPISMTIADVHLNDDYFSEAGKFKPERWIGEAPTAPDGSPLERYFVAFGKGPRQCLGINLAYMELYLMLGRLFRQFDLELYQTDESDVLLAHDWFLPSPKLDSKGIRVKVVGIEV